A genomic region of Vitis vinifera cultivar Pinot Noir 40024 chromosome 7, ASM3070453v1 contains the following coding sequences:
- the UVR1 gene encoding probable E3 ubiquitin-protein ligase HERC1-like (The RefSeq protein has 2 substitutions compared to this genomic sequence): protein MADVGGTMSEVSAPVRRVLLISAGASHSVALLLGNVVCSWGRGEDGQLGHGDAEDRLSPTYLSALNGHEVVSVTCGADHTTAYSESFTQVYSWGWGDFGRLGHGNSSDLFTPQPIKALHGLRIKQIACGDSHCLAVTMDGEVQSWGRNQNGQLGLGTTEDSLVPQKIQAFQGVSVKMVAAGAEHTAAVTEDGELYGWGWGRYGNLGLGDRNDRLVPEKVSTVEGVKMVKVACGWRHTISVSSSGGLYTYGWSKYGQLGHGDFEDHLTPHKLEALQENLISEISGGWRHTMALTSDGKLYGWGWNKFGQVGVGDNVDHCSPVQVKFPHEQKVVHISCGWRHTLAVTERQNVFSWGRGTNGQLGHGESIDRNIPKMIEVLSADGSGGQQIETSKVDPSTGRIWVSPSERYAVVPDETGSTQTGVSVKGNGNDASVPESDVKRIRLAE from the exons CGGGAAATGTTGTTTGCTCTTGGGGACGAGGGGAGGATGGACAGTTAGGTCATGGAGATGCTGAAGATCGACTTTCTCCTACATATCTGAGTGCACTGGATGGCCATGAAGTAGTTTCTGTTACTTGTGGAGCTGACCATACAACTGCATACTCTGAGTCATTTACACAAGTGTATAGTTGGGGATG GGGTGATTTTGGGAGATTAGGTCATGGAAACTCTAGTGACTTGTTTACTCCTCAGCCAATCAAAGCATTACATGGTTTGAGGATTAAGCAAATTGCTTGTGGGGACAGCCACTGTCTGGCAGTGACTATGGATGGCGAGGTGCAAAG TTGGGGGCGTAATCAAAATGGTCAGCTCGGTCTTGGCACCACTGAGGACTCTCTTGTTCCACAGAAGATTCAAGCTTTTCAG GGCGTATCTGTCAAAATGGTTGCTGCTGGTGCTGAACATACTGCTGCTGTTACAGAAGATGGTGAGCTCTATGGTTGGGGCTGGGGCCGATATGGAAACTTGGGCCTAGGTGATAGAAATGATCGCTTGGTTCCTGAGAAAGTTTCTACTGTTGAA GGAGTGAAGATGGTTAAGGTTGCATGTGGATGGCGGCATACGATATCTGTTTCCTCTTCTGGTGGTTTATACACATATGGGTGGAGCAAATATGGTCAGCTAGGACATGGTGATTTTGAGGATCACCTCACTCCTCATAAACTGGAAGCCTTGCAGGAAAATTTGATTTCTGAG ATATCTGGTGGTTGGAGGCACACCATGGCTCTCACGTCTGATGGAAAACTTTATGGCTGGGGATGGAATAAG TTTGGACAAGTTGGTGTTGGTGACAATGTTGACCATTGCTCTCCTGTGCAAGTTAAATTTCCTCATGAGCAG AAAGTAGTTCATATCTCATGTGGATGGAGGCACACACTTGCTGTTACAGAAAGGCAAAATGTATTTTCATGGGGAAGAGGTACAAATGGACAGCTTGGGCATGGCGAATCCATTGACCG AAATATTCCAAAGATGATAGAGGTGTTGAGTGCGGATGGATCTGGTGGACAACAGATAGAAACCTCAAAAGTTGATCCATCAACAG GGAGAATCTGGGTCTCACCGTCAGAAAGATATGCAGTCGTTCCTGATGAAACG GGGTCAACCCAAACAGGTGTTTCAGTCAAGGGTAATGGAAATGATGCAAGCGTCCCTGAGAGTGATGTCAAACGAATTCGATTAGCTGAATAA